The Nitrospirota bacterium DNA segment AGGAGGTCGTGCGTCGCGGACTCCGCCTGCGCGCCAACGGCGAGGTCATCCTGGTCGATCTGTTCGTGAAAAAAATTGCCGAGCCGGAGGCCCTCCGAGGCCTGCTCCTCGTGACGTTCGATGCGGTGCGTACGGGGAAAGCCGCCGTACACAAGAGCGGATCGGCGCGAACGGCCGTGCCGTTGAAGAAAGGGGATCCTGGGCTGGTGCAGGAATTGGAGTTCACCAAGCAGCGATTGCAACGGACGATCGAGGAACTGCAAACCTCCAATGAAGAGCTGAAGTCCACCAACGAGGAATTGCAATCCACGAACGAAGAGCTGCAAAGCACCAACGAGGAGTTGGAGACGGCGAAGGAGGAGCTGCAGTCCCTCAATGAAGAACTCTTGACGGTCAACGCCGAACTCCAGGGCAAGCTCGATGCGCTCGCAGAGGCGCACGACGATCTGCAGAACCTCTTGAACAGCACCGAGATCGCCACGATCTTTCTGGACAACGAGCTGCGCATCAAGCGGTTCACCTCGGAGGCCAAGCGGGTGAGTTGTCTGATCGCCGTCGATGTCGGACGGCCCCTGTCGGACATCGTGTCGAAGCTGATCGATGACCGGCTGCTGGAGGATGCGCAGGACGTGCTGGAGACGCTCGTCATCAAGGAGCGGGACGTCCAGACCACCGACGGAAGCTGGTTTGCCATGAGGATCCTGCCCTATCGCACCGGCAAGAACAGCATCGACGGGCTGGTGGTGACGTTTCAAAATATCACCAAGAGCAAGGAGGCGGAGCAGACCGTCCTGGCGGCGCGCGACGTGTCCGCTAGCATCGTCGAGACGATGCATGAACCCTTGCTCGTCTTGGACGACCAGCTCCGCGTGGTCTTGGCCAATCAGTCTTTCTACCGGACCTTTCAGGTGCAGCCGCGCGAGGTCGAGCAGCAGCTCCTGTACCATCTCTGTGCCGGGGCCTGGAACAGGCCGGACTTACGTCATCTGCTGGAGGAGGTTCTACCGAAGAATCATTCCTTCCAGAACTTCCTGCTGGAACAGACGTTTCCTCACATCGGCCGTAGGGCCCTGAGGCTCAATGGCCGTCGACTGGAGCAGGGGATGCGTGAACCAGGCAGAATTTTGTTGGCCATGGATGAAGTGAAGGCCGAGGGGAAGGCTGCGGAGTAGGCTGAAGTTCAGAATCCTGAACACTTCAGCCTAGCCAGAGGGCACTGCGATGGCCAAGAAATCAGACAGACCTACGAAAGCCACTAGCCTTCGTCAGCAGGCGGAAGCCAGTCTGCGCGTGACCAAGCGCGAGGTTGCGGCCATGCCGACTAAGAACGTGCAACGGCTCGTGCAGGAGCTGCAAGTGCACCAGATCGAGCTGGAGATGCAGAACGAGGAGCTGCGCCGGACCCAAGCAGAGCTCGAGGCAGCCCGTGACCGCTATGCCGATCTCTTTGACCATGCCCCCATCGGCTACCTGACCTTGGACTCCAAGGGGATGATATTGGAAGCTAATCTACCGGCCTGCCGGCTGCTCGAACTGAACCGGACAGATCTGGTGCGCCAGCCGGTGATACGGTTTGTGGCGGCAAAGGATCAGCCCAAGATCCGTCGCCACCTTAAAGAGCTGTTCGAGACGGGAAGCAGGCGAGTCTGCGAAGTGGATCTCGCACAACGGCAGGGTCTGTCGGTTCAGTTCGAATCGGTGGCGGTTCAGGATGAGGGAGGCACAAAGACCTGCGCATTCACGGCCCTGCAGGATATTACGGGGCGCCTGCAGGCAGAGGAGCAGGCGCGGCAGATCGGACGTGAGCGTCAGCAGTATTTGGAGCACCGGGTGCGTATCGGGCATGATCTCCATGACGGGATCCTCCAGTCTCTGTACGCCATTGGGTTGGGGCTCGAATCAGGCACGCTGGATTTCAGAGAGGAGCCGGACAAGTCCGCTGTCGCTCTGGCCCGGAGCATTGCCGGGCTGAACTCCGTGATCGAAGAAGTGCGGAGCTTCATCAGGGAGGTCGCGGTCGAGAACCTGTCGGACATCGATCTGCCGGCGTCGCTCCGTACCATGGTTGGGACATTGGCCAGGCTTCATGGCCGGCAGGCTCGTGTGTCCATCAGCCACGCCGTCACCGATGACCTGCCGGCCGCGCACAATATCGAGATCCTTCACCTGGTCAAGGAGGCATTGAGCAACAGTTTCCGTCATACCAGGGCGACAATGGTGCGGGTCTCGCTTCGTCCGTTGAAAGGCGGCCTCCGTGTCATTGTGCAGGATAACGGCAAGGGCTTGCCTCAAAAACGCGCGATGCGAGACGGCGTGGGATTCGTCAGCATGGAGGCGCGCGCCCGCAGGCTCGGCGGGACCTTGTCGGTGCAGTCGAAGCCTGCGAACGGGACTTGGGTTGTACTCGATCTTCCACGGAAGTCGAACAGGGACGACGTGAGTTTGTAACCTCATCCTCGACCGCAGCCTGTCGTAAGAAGGGCATGCGATGGCCAAGAAACCAGACAGACCCACGAAGTCCACGGCGCTTCGCCGACAGGCGGAAGAATTCCTCCAGATGACCAAGCACGACGTGGCCGCCATGCCGGTCAAGGACGTGCAGCAGCTCGTGTCTGAACTGCAAGTGCACCAGATCGAGCTGGAGATGCAGAACGAGGAGCTGCGCCAGACCCAGGCGGAGCTCGGGTCAGCCCGTGACCGCTATGTGGATCTCTACGATTTTTCGCCCATCGGTTATCTCACCCTGGACAAGGCGGGGACGATTGTGGAGGCCAATCTGAGGGCCGGGACCCTGCTCGGCATCGACCGGAGAGCGCTGCTCGGACAACCGCTCGCGCGAATGCTCGCAGCCGGTCATGAGGTCACGTTCCGTCGGCATTGGCAGGAGGTCTTGACGAGCGGGAGGCGGCAGAGCTGTGAGGTGCTGCTCCGGAACGAGAAGGGCCCGCCGCGCTGGGTCTATCTGGAGAGCCTGGCAGTTCACGAGGAGTCCGGTCCCCTCACCCATTGGCGGACGGCGCTGCTGGACGTGAGCGATCGCAAGCTGGCCGAGCAGGCGATGGAGGCGCAGCGGGCGCAGCTCGAAGGGGTCATTTCGTCGGCGATGGATGCCATCATCACTGTGGACGAGGAAGAGCATGTGGTGGTCTTCAACCGCACGGCAGAATCCATGTTTCTCTGCCAGGCCGCCGACTCGATCGGGCAGCCACTCGACCGGTTCATTCCGGAACGGTTCAGGCAGGCGCACCCTGGTCATATGCGCGACTTCGCCCTGACACAAGTGACTTCCCGTTCGATGGGCCAGTCCGGCAACTTATTCGGTCTGCGATCCAACGGAGAGGAATTTCCCATCGAGGCCTCCATCTCTCATGTCCTGGTCGGCGACAAGATGCTCTTCACCGTCATTCTGCGCGATGTCACCGCGCGGAAGCAGGCGGAGCAGGAGCAGGTCCGGCTCATCGAGGACCTGACCCGGTCGCAAGAACACTTTCAAACTCTCTTCAACTGGGTTCCCTCCGCTGTCGGGATCAGCACATTGGCGGAAGGGCGGTTTTGCGATGTGAATGATGCGTTTAGCCGACTGACCGGGTACGTTAGAGAGGAAGTGATCGGTCGAACGACCTTGGAATTGGGGTTGTGGGCCGATCCATCGGAACGTGCATCTGTGCTCCGGGAAATCCAGGAACAGGGCCATCTCCACAATCGGGAAGGGCTGCTCCGGACCAAGTCCGGAGAGATTCGCTCTCTCATGATCTCCGTCGCGTCGATCCGGCTCGGGTCCACCCCTTCCCTGATTTATCTGGCCCATGACATTACCGAACGCAAGCGGGGGGAGGACGCGTTGCAGGCCAGTGAGGTCTTTACCCGCGCGGTCCTGAACTCACTCTCCGCGCCTATCTGCGTATTGGACAGGGACGGGGTCATCCTCAAGACCAACGACGCCTGGCAAGCGTTCGCAGGATGGGCGTCGAATTGCCCGCTCATTGGTGCCGATATCGGACAGCATTATGGTGAAGTGTGCAGGCTGGCACTTGCCGATGCAGCCGCGGAGCAAGAACATATTCTCGGCGGCATTCAAGCCGTATTAACGGGCAGTCGACCGGGTTTCAGCACGGAATATGCCTGTCATGTGCTGGAGGACGAGCGCTGGTTCCAGTTGCGGGTGACCCCGTTGAAAGCGTCGAAGGGCGCTGTGGTGTCGCATACGGATATCTCACCGCGAGTCAGCATGGGGGTAGCGTTGGAGCAACAGTTGCTCCTGCTCAATCACAAACAAGCGGAGCTGGAATCCCTGACGGGGAAGCTGATCGGTGCCCAGGAACAGGAGCGCCGACGGATCGCGCGAGAGCTGCACGACGATTTCAATCAACGATTGGCGGCGCTGGCCGTCGAACTCGAGACCTTAGAGCGTACGCCCAATGCCGTCCCTACGCCAGTCGTTCAGCAACTCATCTCGGTGCGGGACCATGTCGGGCAGCTCTCCGATGATCTGCACGATATGGCGTACCGGCTGCATCCGTCGTTGCTCGAACATGTCGGACTGGAAGTCGCCGCGCGAGACCACGTGCTCGAGTTCACGAAGCGGACGGGGCTGCCCGTGACATGGACCGCGCGAGAGGTCCCGGAAGCGCTCGCGCCGGAGGTGGCCACCAATTTGTTTCGCGTGATGCAGGAGAGTCTGCAAAATGTGTTCAAACATGCCAGGGCGACCGAAGTGACGGTGACGCTGAGCGGTTCATCCAAAGGGGTCGGTCTGTCGGTGCGCGATAACGGTCAGGGGTTCGACCTTAAGGGCAAGGATGCTCGCATGAAAGGAATCGGGTTGGTGAGCATGCAAGAGCGTATGCGTCTGATGGGCGGTTTTCTCCGAATCCATTCCCTCCCAGCGGATGGCACGACAGTCTGCGCCTGGATTCCTCGTGCTCAGGAGGGCACATGAAGAGGCCGCGCGTCCTCATGGCCGACGACCATTCGCTGATCCTCGCCGGCTTACGGAAGTTGGTGGAGGTGGACTGCGACGTGGTGGGGACGGTGGAGGACGGGCGGGCGTTAGTGGAGGCGGCGCAGCAGCTGCGGCCGGATCTGATTCTCCTGGACATCTCGATGCCGCTCTTAAACGGGCTCGAAGCGGCGAGGAAACTCCGCACTCTTGCGCCGGACTGCAAGCTCATCTTCCTCACGATGCATGCCAGCCCGACCTATGCGGCCGAAGCGTTCCAGGCCGGGGCCTCCGGCTATCTCCTCAAACGGTCTGCGGCCTCGGAACTCGGTCTGGCGATCGCGTCTGTCCTTCAAGGCCAACATTATCTGACGCCGCTGCTCACGAAAGAGGTGTTGGCCTCGGTTCTCAAGCCCTCCACCGGCGAGCGAGGCAAGCCTGTCACCGGCGCGCTCACCGCGCGCCAGCGCGAAGTGTTGCAGCTCGTCGCCGAAGGCCATGGCACGAAGGAGATCGCCACGATCCTCAGCATCTCGGTCAAAACGGTGGAGTTCCATAAGTCCCGCATCATGCAGCATCTGGATCTTCACACCACGGCCGATCTGACCAAGTATGCGGTTACGCACGGCATCACCGGCCTCTGACCGGCAGGATGCTGAAACGGGGGCGGGGTAGCTGGGACGATCCCTGTGCTCGCGCAACGCGCGGCCTCCGAAGGATGCGAAGGGTGGCCTGGCCGTCCTCCTGCTCGCGGAACGCGCACGATAAGAATGTGCTCGTTCGACGCGCGCAATCGAGGATCGACCAGGCCGCCCTTGAAAATGAAATGGAGGAGTTGGAAGACGCGCGCAGTGGGAATCATCCCAGCCACCCCTTAGTGGTGATAGAAGGGCGCGGCCTTGCTGGACGGCCTGTTTGAGCATCCTGCTTCTCCTCAGTTCTTTCACCTTCCTCTATCCCTCATGACCCGTAGCGCTAGTACGATTTTTTCGCGGTGCCAGGGTTCTTCCTAGTTCCGCCGCTTCCCTAAGCCGGCTATGCTCACAAGAGGTTATCATTGTGAGAGAAGAGGACGTCACGCGATGACGAAACCACGAATCTTGCTCGCCGACGACCACCCGGAATTGTTGAGCGCGCTGCGCGGCTTGCTCGAAGATGGATTGGGTGAGGTGGTGGGTATGGAGACGGACGGGCAGCCGCTTATCGAAGCGGCCATCCGGCTGGAGCCGGACATTATTATTTTAGATATTTCGATGCCGACGATGAATGGGCTGGACGCCACGCGCGCGTTACAGATCTGTGTCCCGCAGAGCAAGGTGATCATCCTCACGGTCCATCGGGAGCCGGTCTACGTGTCCTTAGCCTTTAAGGCGGGAGCCCGCGGCTATCTCCTCAAACGAACGTCCCTCTATACAGAATTGCCGCAAGCCCTGCTGCATGTGCTCGCGGGCGATCGCTATCTCGGGCATGGACTGGGAGAGCGAGAGGCGTGGGAATGTGTCGAGGGCGCAAACCTGTCGGCCAGGATGTCGTAGCAGGAGATGGCCGAATTCGATGCCTGGTATGTCTTCGGGGTTGACCATCGCTTGGAGGTCCACCCGTGAGAAGAATGCAAACGGGTAGGGAGTCTTTTTTCTCCGGCATGGGGCCATGAAGGCTCCCGGCCCCGGATCTCTCTGCTGCCTGTGAAGGCGACGAGTGGCGTTACGGCTCGCGAATGAATCGTGGTTTATCTCTCACGGACACCATCTTGACCAGGTCCCGCACAGACACCATGCCGACCACCTTGTTGCCCTCTGTCACGGCGAGGTGGCGAATCCGTTCCTCGGCCATGAGCCGACTGGCGTCGCGAACGGTCCGGTTGATGTCGATCTGAATCAGGGGGTAGTTCATCACGGTTCCGACCTTGGTGCTGCCTGCAGGGAGATGGGAGGCCATCCCTTTTCTCACCACATCGGTTTCGGTCACGATTCCGACCATCTCTCCCGCTTCCATCACGAGGAGTGAGCCGATCCGCTTCTCCGCCATCGTCTGCGCCGCCTCCAGCACCGTCCGTTCACTTGTAATGGTTTTCAGCGCCTGGTGCATGAGCACGCTGAGGGGCCGGTACACCTTGTCGAGGCCATGGATGGGGCCCCCTTCTGAATCGACGAAATAGCGCGCGAGATCTCGTATCGACATGATCCCGACGATCTCATCTTTGTCCGAGACGCAGAGATAGCGGACATGGTTCGTTTCCATCAGATGGCTCGCATCCAACATGGGGCGATCCGGTGCGATCGTCAGCAGCGGGCTGGTCATGATGTGATCCACCATCGTCAGGGAAGGATCGAGTCCTTTGGCGAGCACGTTCCTGATCAGGTCCGTCTCAGTCACGATCCCCGACTTGCTGGTCATGCGGCCGTCTGCATCGGTTGACTCGACCAACAGGGAGCCAAGGCGTTTCTCGCGCATACGCTCTGCGGCCTCCACGATCGTGGCCCCAGGCCGGATGACCTCCAAATACCGATGCATGAAATGTCCTATCGTGGATCCTGACTGCACAGTCATAGTCGTTCCTTTCATTCCTCAGACCGCTAGCTGCGTTGCGCCGCGCTCACGCCTTGTGAGAGCCAAGATCGATCAGGGTCGTTCGACTCTCTCGCAGTGAACTGCATATGGCGAGCCAGGATAGTGTCCTTGGGGTGTAGAGCAGGGTATGTGTTTTCCTGATGGAATCAAGCGGGTACGTGCAGGTCGAACGGTTGGCGAGTATGGAGAGAGTCGGGAGGGGGCAATGTGCCACATCTTCGAGGGAGAGGTTGCGGTAAATGGCTACAGTGAGAGGGGAGGGAGGTGGATGATCTGCTGCGCTCGCGCAGCCTCGGTTGACTTAGGCCGAATCATATCTATGAAACAACCAACCTGCCAAGCCTGAGGGACGTCTTCCTGGACGTCATTCTCAAGGCGAACACAGATGAATGCTTTGTACGATGGCTGTCTCTCACATAGCCAGGAAGGAGATTTCTATGAAAGGAACTGTGACGACGAGAACGAATCAAGCCAAGAAGCGGTCGCTCGATTGCTGCCATCGATGCGGCGGGTTGATGTTGTCGGAACTCTCGGGTGACACTGGCGCGGTGGAATCGCGTTGTGTGACATGCGGCGAACGGGTCGATCAGGTGATTCTGGCTCACCGTCAGCATCACCGCGCGCGACCAGAAGTGGAAGAGTCGTTCGCCGGGGGATGGCACTCTCGCGTGAACGGGTAGAGTGGACGAGAATTTCGCTGAGACTGTGGTGTCTTGTCCAGGACCTGCGAGGAAGATACAACCGAAGCGGAGGCTGGTTCAGAGAGTTCTTTCTCCAACGTGGAGGCCTTGGAGGAGCTTTAGGCTTCCCGCCATCTCAGCGGGCCTGCTCACCACCCCTGCGCTCGACCTCGATGTCCTTCACTGTTCCTCTCACCGAGGCCTCCGCTCACTTCTAAGATAACCATACTTCTGGAGAGGTCAATGGTCAGGCTGCGAGGCCGTGAGGTCTTCCTGTGAGAGCCGCCTTCTATTTCTTGTCCTTGTCGACGGTGCGTTCGCGTAGCCGGCGGACGAGCTCCCGGTAGGAGTCGGAGCGGATGATCTTGCCGAACTGGCTGCGGTAATTTTTGACCAGGCTGACTCCGTCCACGATGATGTCGTAGGCATGCCACGTCCCGTCTTGGACGTGCAGCCGGTAATCCATCGGGATTTCGACTTTGCTCGACCGCAGTTCGGTCCGGACCTCCGCATAGTTTCCCTCGATCCGTTCGGAGAGATAGTGTACTTGTTCTCCAGAATAGCCTTCGATTTTTTCGGCATAACGGTCGGAAAGAAAGCTCTTGAAGAGTTCGACGAATTCGGTTTGCTCACCAGCCGTGAGGGGCGTCCAGTTGGAC contains these protein-coding regions:
- a CDS encoding CBS domain-containing protein yields the protein MTVQSGSTIGHFMHRYLEVIRPGATIVEAAERMREKRLGSLLVESTDADGRMTSKSGIVTETDLIRNVLAKGLDPSLTMVDHIMTSPLLTIAPDRPMLDASHLMETNHVRYLCVSDKDEIVGIMSIRDLARYFVDSEGGPIHGLDKVYRPLSVLMHQALKTITSERTVLEAAQTMAEKRIGSLLVMEAGEMVGIVTETDVVRKGMASHLPAGSTKVGTVMNYPLIQIDINRTVRDASRLMAEERIRHLAVTEGNKVVGMVSVRDLVKMVSVRDKPRFIREP
- a CDS encoding PAS domain S-box protein; translation: MAKKPDRPTKSTALRRQAEEFLQMTKHDVAAMPVKDVQQLVSELQVHQIELEMQNEELRQTQAELGSARDRYVDLYDFSPIGYLTLDKAGTIVEANLRAGTLLGIDRRALLGQPLARMLAAGHEVTFRRHWQEVLTSGRRQSCEVLLRNEKGPPRWVYLESLAVHEESGPLTHWRTALLDVSDRKLAEQAMEAQRAQLEGVISSAMDAIITVDEEEHVVVFNRTAESMFLCQAADSIGQPLDRFIPERFRQAHPGHMRDFALTQVTSRSMGQSGNLFGLRSNGEEFPIEASISHVLVGDKMLFTVILRDVTARKQAEQEQVRLIEDLTRSQEHFQTLFNWVPSAVGISTLAEGRFCDVNDAFSRLTGYVREEVIGRTTLELGLWADPSERASVLREIQEQGHLHNREGLLRTKSGEIRSLMISVASIRLGSTPSLIYLAHDITERKRGEDALQASEVFTRAVLNSLSAPICVLDRDGVILKTNDAWQAFAGWASNCPLIGADIGQHYGEVCRLALADAAAEQEHILGGIQAVLTGSRPGFSTEYACHVLEDERWFQLRVTPLKASKGAVVSHTDISPRVSMGVALEQQLLLLNHKQAELESLTGKLIGAQEQERRRIARELHDDFNQRLAALAVELETLERTPNAVPTPVVQQLISVRDHVGQLSDDLHDMAYRLHPSLLEHVGLEVAARDHVLEFTKRTGLPVTWTAREVPEALAPEVATNLFRVMQESLQNVFKHARATEVTVTLSGSSKGVGLSVRDNGQGFDLKGKDARMKGIGLVSMQERMRLMGGFLRIHSLPADGTTVCAWIPRAQEGT
- a CDS encoding response regulator transcription factor; the protein is MKRPRVLMADDHSLILAGLRKLVEVDCDVVGTVEDGRALVEAAQQLRPDLILLDISMPLLNGLEAARKLRTLAPDCKLIFLTMHASPTYAAEAFQAGASGYLLKRSAASELGLAIASVLQGQHYLTPLLTKEVLASVLKPSTGERGKPVTGALTARQREVLQLVAEGHGTKEIATILSISVKTVEFHKSRIMQHLDLHTTADLTKYAVTHGITGL
- a CDS encoding PAS domain S-box protein is translated as MAKKSDRPTKATSLRQQAEASLRVTKREVAAMPTKNVQRLVQELQVHQIELEMQNEELRRTQAELEAARDRYADLFDHAPIGYLTLDSKGMILEANLPACRLLELNRTDLVRQPVIRFVAAKDQPKIRRHLKELFETGSRRVCEVDLAQRQGLSVQFESVAVQDEGGTKTCAFTALQDITGRLQAEEQARQIGRERQQYLEHRVRIGHDLHDGILQSLYAIGLGLESGTLDFREEPDKSAVALARSIAGLNSVIEEVRSFIREVAVENLSDIDLPASLRTMVGTLARLHGRQARVSISHAVTDDLPAAHNIEILHLVKEALSNSFRHTRATMVRVSLRPLKGGLRVIVQDNGKGLPQKRAMRDGVGFVSMEARARRLGGTLSVQSKPANGTWVVLDLPRKSNRDDVSL
- a CDS encoding response regulator transcription factor is translated as MTKPRILLADDHPELLSALRGLLEDGLGEVVGMETDGQPLIEAAIRLEPDIIILDISMPTMNGLDATRALQICVPQSKVIILTVHREPVYVSLAFKAGARGYLLKRTSLYTELPQALLHVLAGDRYLGHGLGEREAWECVEGANLSARMS